Proteins co-encoded in one Burkholderia ambifaria AMMD genomic window:
- the hslV gene encoding ATP-dependent protease subunit HslV — translation MEQFHGTTIVSVRRGDKVALGGDGQVTLGNIVMKGGARKVRRIYNNQVLVGFAGGTADAFSLLDRFEAKLEKHQGNLTRAAVELAKDWRTDRMLRRLEAMLIAADATTTLVITGNGDVLDPEGGICAIGSGGAYAQAAARALAENTELSPREIVEKSLEIAGDMCIYTNHNRIIETIE, via the coding sequence ATGGAGCAATTTCACGGCACGACCATCGTTTCAGTCCGGCGCGGCGACAAGGTCGCGCTCGGCGGCGACGGCCAGGTAACCCTCGGCAACATCGTCATGAAGGGTGGCGCGCGGAAAGTGCGGCGGATCTACAACAACCAGGTTCTGGTCGGATTCGCGGGCGGCACCGCCGATGCGTTCTCGCTGCTCGATCGCTTCGAGGCGAAACTCGAGAAGCATCAGGGCAATCTGACCCGCGCGGCCGTCGAGCTCGCGAAGGACTGGCGCACCGACCGGATGCTGCGCCGCCTCGAGGCGATGCTGATCGCGGCCGACGCCACCACCACGCTCGTGATCACCGGCAACGGCGACGTGCTCGACCCGGAAGGCGGCATCTGCGCGATCGGCTCGGGCGGCGCGTACGCGCAGGCCGCGGCCCGCGCGCTCGCGGAGAACACCGAGCTGTCCCCGCGCGAAATCGTCGAGAAGTCGCTCGAGATCGCCGGCGACATGTGCATCTACACGAACCACAACCGCATCATCGAAACGATCGAGTAA
- the dksA gene encoding RNA polymerase-binding protein DksA, with protein sequence MTKKLLTEAEILKMSDKDYMNEDQLAFFKNRLEQLQADILKNAGQTTENLRETVIVPDPADRATIEEEHALELRTRDRERKLLKKVQQSLARIDSGDYGWCEETGEPIGIPRLLARPTATLSLEAQERRELRQKLFGD encoded by the coding sequence ATGACGAAGAAACTCTTGACCGAAGCCGAAATCCTGAAGATGAGCGACAAGGATTACATGAATGAGGATCAGCTCGCCTTCTTCAAAAATCGGCTCGAACAGTTGCAGGCGGACATCCTCAAGAATGCCGGCCAGACGACCGAGAATCTGCGCGAGACGGTGATCGTGCCCGACCCCGCCGATCGCGCGACGATCGAGGAAGAGCACGCGCTCGAGCTGCGTACGCGCGACCGCGAACGCAAGCTCCTCAAGAAGGTTCAGCAGTCGCTCGCCCGCATCGATTCCGGCGATTACGGCTGGTGCGAGGAAACCGGCGAACCGATCGGCATCCCGCGCCTGCTCGCGCGCCCGACGGCCACGCTGTCGCTCGAGGCGCAAGAGCGCCGCGAGCTGCGCCAGAAGCTGTTCGGCGACTAA
- a CDS encoding CobW family GTP-binding protein produces the protein MATPVTILTGFLGSGKTTLLKRILNEQHGMKIAVIENEFGEENIDNEILVQDSNEQIIQMSNGCICCTIRGDLARALGDLAAKKREGKLDFDRIVIETTGLANPGPVAQTFFIDSEIADDFLLDAVITLVDAKHANAQLDEHEVVQRQVGFADRLFITKSDLVDDQTVAGLKHRLMHMNPKATIKIVNFGEADIKEIFDLRGFNLNAKLEIDPDFLAEDDHAHAHHEHGHDHDHADCDHDHGQCAHDHDHGHHHHHHAHHDDKIKSFVYRNDRPFDPNKLEDFLGGILQIYGERMLRYKGVLYMKGVDRKVVFQGVHQMMGSDLAAKWLPVEKKTNKMVFIGVDLPQDLITDGLDACLA, from the coding sequence ATGGCCACTCCCGTCACCATCCTCACCGGCTTCCTCGGCAGCGGCAAGACGACGCTGCTCAAGCGCATCCTGAACGAACAGCACGGCATGAAGATCGCCGTGATCGAGAACGAGTTCGGCGAAGAGAACATCGACAACGAGATCCTCGTGCAGGACTCGAACGAGCAGATCATCCAGATGAGCAACGGCTGCATCTGCTGCACGATCCGCGGCGACCTCGCCCGCGCGCTCGGCGATCTGGCCGCGAAGAAGCGCGAAGGCAAGCTCGACTTCGACCGCATCGTGATCGAAACCACCGGCCTCGCGAATCCGGGCCCCGTCGCGCAAACTTTCTTCATCGACAGCGAAATCGCCGACGACTTCCTGCTCGACGCGGTCATCACGCTCGTCGACGCGAAGCACGCGAACGCGCAGCTCGACGAACACGAAGTCGTGCAGCGCCAGGTCGGCTTCGCCGATCGCCTGTTCATCACGAAGTCGGACCTCGTCGACGACCAGACCGTCGCCGGCCTCAAGCACCGCCTGATGCACATGAACCCGAAGGCGACGATCAAGATCGTCAACTTCGGCGAAGCCGACATCAAGGAAATCTTCGACCTGCGCGGCTTCAACCTGAACGCGAAGCTCGAGATCGACCCGGATTTCCTCGCCGAAGACGACCACGCGCACGCTCACCACGAGCACGGCCATGATCACGATCACGCCGATTGCGACCACGATCACGGCCAATGCGCGCACGATCACGACCACGGCCATCATCACCATCACCATGCGCACCACGACGACAAGATCAAGTCGTTCGTGTATCGCAACGACCGCCCGTTCGACCCGAACAAGCTGGAAGACTTCCTCGGCGGGATCCTGCAGATCTACGGCGAACGGATGCTGCGCTACAAGGGCGTGCTGTACATGAAGGGCGTCGATCGCAAGGTCGTGTTCCAGGGCGTGCACCAGATGATGGGCAGCGACCTCGCCGCGAAGTGGCTGCCGGTCGAGAAGAAGACCAACAAGATGGTGTTCATCGGCGTCGATCTGCCGCAGGACCTGATCACCGACGGCCTCGACGCCTGCCTCGCCTGA